A stretch of the Bacteroidota bacterium genome encodes the following:
- a CDS encoding glycosyltransferase: MIVLQIIFWVSFVALAHTYIIYPLLLKILLASRPLAQTTTNGQPNVSILIPAYNEEKIIKQKLESIFNSDYPKEKIEVIVGSDASTDRTNEIVKSFPEVHLVNFKGRCGKPKIINMLATLAKNEVLILSDANIIFDKNTISELAKHFVNPEIALVDSNMVNINQQGKGIAKAESTYIRGEVGIKNNEGKVFGMMMGPFGGCYAVRKIFCSPVPENFLVDDFYINMKVLEKGGKAISEMNAKVYEEVPTDWKVEFKRKIRIATGSFQNLFAFSQILFRFNKLSFCFFSHKVLRWFGPFMMIGLYISNFILIVSKHESLRTYELQTNFYGIFFLLQNLLLLLLTFDLLLSSLKLSSPTRLITHFFSTNLALLIGFFKFIGGVKSSVWTPTKR, from the coding sequence ATGATTGTACTGCAAATCATATTCTGGGTTTCGTTTGTAGCGCTGGCGCATACATATATAATCTATCCATTGCTTTTGAAAATTCTTCTTGCCTCTCGCCCACTCGCACAAACTACAACAAACGGTCAACCTAATGTCTCAATCCTGATTCCCGCCTATAACGAAGAAAAAATAATTAAACAGAAACTGGAAAGTATTTTTAATTCTGATTATCCTAAAGAAAAAATTGAAGTGATTGTTGGCTCTGATGCGAGTACAGACAGAACAAATGAAATTGTAAAATCATTTCCTGAAGTTCACTTGGTGAATTTCAAAGGGAGATGCGGCAAACCGAAAATCATAAACATGCTGGCAACACTCGCGAAGAATGAAGTTCTGATTCTCAGCGATGCAAACATAATCTTCGACAAGAATACAATTAGCGAACTCGCAAAACATTTTGTTAATCCTGAAATTGCTCTCGTAGATTCGAACATGGTTAATATAAATCAGCAGGGAAAAGGGATTGCAAAAGCGGAAAGTACGTATATACGCGGGGAAGTCGGAATCAAAAACAACGAAGGAAAGGTCTTTGGAATGATGATGGGTCCGTTTGGAGGATGTTATGCGGTGAGAAAAATTTTTTGCTCGCCAGTTCCTGAAAACTTTCTGGTGGATGATTTTTACATCAACATGAAAGTTTTGGAGAAAGGTGGCAAAGCCATCAGCGAAATGAACGCAAAAGTTTACGAGGAAGTCCCCACCGATTGGAAAGTAGAGTTTAAACGGAAAATAAGAATTGCCACAGGAAGTTTTCAAAATCTTTTTGCGTTCTCTCAGATACTCTTTCGTTTCAATAAACTTTCATTTTGTTTTTTCTCGCATAAAGTGCTGAGGTGGTTTGGGCCATTTATGATGATAGGTCTTTACATTAGTAATTTTATTTTGATTGTATCGAAGCACGAATCTTTACGAACATACGAATTACAAACAAATTTCTACGGAATCTTTTTTCTTCTGCAAAATCTTTTACTTCTTCTTTTAACTTTTGACTTACTTCTTTCCTCTCTTAAACTTTCTTCTCCTACTCGCCTCATAACACATTTCTTTTCTACCAATCTTGCTTTGCTGATTGGCTTCTTCAAATTTATTGGCGGAGTGAAATCGAGTGTGTGGACTCCGACTAAAAGATAA
- a CDS encoding translation initiation factor IF-3, with protein MHKINEKIRHAQVRVVGEGIEPRVVSIEEALKIAADAGVDLVEIAPNATPPVCKVIDYKKFLYELKRKEKEKKAGTQKVIVKEIRFTPHTDEHDFTFKKNHALKFLEDGSKVRAYVFFKGRTIMFKDQGRALLMRFAKELEEAGKIEQMPMQDGKKMIILIGPGRKK; from the coding sequence CTGCACAAGATAAATGAAAAGATTCGCCACGCACAAGTTCGAGTGGTGGGAGAAGGAATAGAGCCGAGAGTTGTTTCAATAGAGGAAGCGCTCAAAATAGCAGCAGACGCAGGAGTGGATTTAGTGGAGATTGCTCCAAACGCAACTCCGCCCGTTTGCAAAGTAATTGACTATAAAAAGTTCTTATATGAGTTGAAGAGAAAAGAGAAGGAGAAAAAAGCGGGCACGCAAAAAGTGATTGTAAAAGAAATCCGCTTCACTCCGCACACCGATGAGCATGATTTTACTTTCAAAAAAAATCATGCTCTTAAGTTTCTCGAAGATGGTTCTAAAGTAAGGGCGTATGTATTCTTCAAAGGAAGAACCATTATGTTCAAAGACCAGGGAAGAGCATTGCTGATGCGCTTTGCAAAAGAACTGGAAGAAGCAGGAAAAATAGAACAAATGCCTATGCAGGACGGAAAGAAAATGATAATACTGATTGGACCAGGAAGAAAAAAATAA
- a CDS encoding bifunctional 3,4-dihydroxy-2-butanone-4-phosphate synthase/GTP cyclohydrolase II: MKSSLNTIEEAIAEIKNGKVIIVVDDEDRENEGDFVTSARNASPEIINFMSKEGRGLICAPITEERAKELKLDLMVSKNTSHHETAFTVSVDLLGKENKSGISAHERSRTIRALIDKKTSPENLGRPGHIFPLIAQNGGVLKRAGHTEAAVDLAKLAGHEPAGALVEIMNEDGSMARLPELFLIAKKFSLKIISIKDLIAYRVEKETLVKREVKVNLPTEHGSFELYAYKQITSGQEHLAIVKGSWKKEEPVLVRVHSCCLTGDIFHSLRCDCGPQLHKAMEMIEQEGKGVIVYMNQEGRGIGLLNKLKAYKLQEQGKDTVEANHALGLPMDARDYGVGAQILRDLGVHKIKLMSNNPKKRAGLLGYGLEVVENVPIEIPSNAHNKKYLQTKRDKMGHSLKAE; the protein is encoded by the coding sequence ATGAAATCATCACTAAACACCATCGAAGAAGCCATTGCAGAAATCAAAAATGGAAAAGTAATTATCGTAGTGGATGACGAAGACCGCGAGAACGAAGGCGACTTTGTTACGAGTGCGCGCAACGCTTCGCCTGAGATTATAAATTTTATGTCGAAAGAAGGGCGTGGATTGATTTGCGCTCCCATTACCGAAGAGCGAGCGAAAGAATTGAAACTCGATTTGATGGTTTCTAAAAATACTTCGCACCACGAAACTGCTTTTACCGTATCAGTGGATTTATTAGGAAAAGAAAATAAATCGGGAATCTCTGCCCATGAACGTTCACGAACCATTCGCGCGCTCATAGACAAAAAAACTTCTCCCGAAAATTTAGGAAGGCCCGGACATATTTTTCCGCTCATTGCTCAGAATGGCGGAGTGCTCAAGCGCGCAGGGCATACCGAAGCCGCAGTGGATCTGGCAAAACTTGCAGGGCATGAACCCGCGGGAGCGCTCGTTGAAATTATGAATGAAGACGGAAGCATGGCGCGTCTTCCCGAACTTTTCCTGATTGCAAAAAAGTTTTCACTCAAAATAATTTCCATCAAAGACCTCATTGCCTACCGCGTGGAAAAAGAAACGCTCGTGAAGCGCGAAGTGAAAGTGAATCTTCCCACGGAACACGGCTCGTTTGAATTGTATGCCTACAAACAAATCACCAGCGGGCAGGAACATCTGGCAATCGTAAAAGGTTCGTGGAAAAAAGAGGAGCCCGTGCTGGTGCGCGTGCACTCGTGCTGCCTCACCGGAGATATTTTTCATTCGCTGCGCTGCGATTGCGGGCCGCAACTTCACAAGGCAATGGAGATGATTGAGCAGGAAGGCAAAGGCGTGATTGTGTACATGAATCAGGAAGGAAGAGGAATTGGTTTGTTAAATAAATTAAAAGCATATAAACTTCAGGAGCAGGGAAAAGATACCGTGGAAGCCAACCACGCGCTGGGTTTGCCTATGGACGCGCGCGATTACGGAGTGGGCGCGCAAATACTGCGCGACCTTGGCGTACATAAAATAAAACTGATGAGCAACAATCCGAAAAAACGCGCGGGCTTGCTCGGCTATGGATTGGAAGTGGTGGAAAATGTTCCGATAGAAATTCCATCGAACGCGCACAATAAAAAATATCTCCAGACCAAGCGCGATAAAATGGGGCATTCATTGAAAGCAGAATAA
- the rpmI gene encoding 50S ribosomal protein L35, with protein sequence MPKMKTNSSAKKRFKITGSGKIKRKHAFKSHILTKKGTKRKRHLTHAALVHPTNLPRVKAMLCI encoded by the coding sequence ATGCCGAAGATGAAAACCAATTCCAGCGCCAAGAAAAGATTTAAAATCACCGGATCAGGAAAAATAAAAAGGAAACATGCTTTCAAAAGCCACATCCTTACCAAGAAAGGAACAAAACGCAAGCGCCATTTAACTCATGCCGCATTGGTGCATCCGACCAACCTGCCGAGAGTAAAAGCAATGCTTTGCATTTAA
- the rplT gene encoding 50S ribosomal protein L20 — protein MPRSVNAVASRARRKKILKRTRGYWGKRKNVFTIAKNVYEKGQTYAYRGRKDKKLVYRGIWIQRINAAVRPLGMSYSEFISKATKKNIGLNRKVLADLALNHPEAFNAVVAAVK, from the coding sequence ATGCCACGTTCAGTAAACGCAGTTGCTTCAAGAGCACGCAGAAAAAAAATCCTCAAGCGCACACGCGGCTATTGGGGAAAACGCAAAAACGTTTTTACGATTGCCAAGAATGTTTACGAGAAAGGGCAAACCTATGCTTACCGCGGAAGAAAAGACAAGAAACTTGTTTACCGCGGAATTTGGATTCAGCGCATCAATGCAGCAGTGCGCCCGCTTGGAATGTCTTATTCAGAATTCATTTCTAAAGCAACCAAGAAAAACATCGGGCTTAACCGCAAAGTTCTTGCCGACCTTGCTTTGAATCACCCCGAAGCATTCAATGCTGTTGTTGCAGCAGTAAAGTAA